From bacterium:
TCCCCCATCATCCGAAAAACACACATCGGCATAAGGGCGTGCGATCATAACCAGATGTCCGTCCGGCAGTTGTGCAATGCCCGGCTCTTCAAGCGTGTGGTCCGCTTCGACCACCGCTATCCTTTTCCATGTGAGCCCAACGTCAGTGGATCGCATGATGGCCAGTTTGTAATGTTCGTCCTTGCCCTCGTCTTTGCCGTATATCGCCAGCAAAAGTGAGCCGTCATTTAGTGCGATAATCGGTCCGTCAGTCGCATCTCTAGTGAAACCGGTGTCCATACGCTCTGGCTCAGTCCATGTCCTGCCGCCGTCAAATGAGCGCATCGTATATGTCATAGCGCTGCTTTTTGCGACTTCGCCTTCTCTGTCCCGATCCTCTCCATATGTAAAGAATGTGCAGATAAGAGTTCCATCCGCCGCTTCATAGATGCATGGGTGGCGATCATCGTCAGGAGTGTCAACCAGTGTCTCAGGCTTGCTCCAAGTCACTCCCTCATCTTCGGACTTGATAATCATTGCCCTTCCGCCTGTAGGGGCTTCAACTACCCATGGCAGCGCATTTTCATATATAGGTTGAACTCTTGGGGAAGCATGCCAGTAGCCTGCGTTGAATGTAACCAGCCATGTTCCATTTTTGAGTCTGATCACCGCTTCCCATCCCACAAACCCGTTATATCCCGGAAATGGGTCCGGCTGGTTCACTCCGGGTCCCACAAGCATTCGGCGGCACTTGGCCGCCGAAAGATTACTTTGTATTTCGTTTGTTATCTTAAGACAAACGGTATGCTCCATCAATACAAATCCCAGAGTGAAGTATCCTTGCAGAGCTTGGTTTTTTTCATCCACGAGGCATGCCCATCGCACCATGCCACAATAGCTCCTCCATTGTGACAATCGGAAACTATATATTCATTCGGCAGCTTTTTAGGTGTAGCAATATCGCTGTAGATACAGCTTTGTCCATTATATGTGTAAGGCCCATCAGTTGGTACATCGCCGCTCTGCACAGTGCGGCCAATAGAGTCGACCAGGAATACAGTTTTGGCTGGGTTCTTGACGGTGCTTGCAACGAATCCTGTCGGCACATAGCCCGGTTGTCCTTCGATATTACTTGCCAGATAGTAATAGTTGATGCCATAGCCTATAAATTTGTACCAGTATGTACCGTTATAATCAGAATATTTGCCCATTGGCCTTGCTGCGCATTCAAATACTTTATAATTTCTCACGTATGGCATAATGTTTTCCATCCAATAATGCCAATTCGGATTCCACTGTCCCGCACCTGGCGTTGCGTAAGGACAAAGTTTCCCATCATAATTATCACAATAGATTGTATATGCCGTAGCCAGTTGTTTCACGTTATTCAGACATGCTGCCTGTTTTCCTTTCGCTTTCGCGCCTGTGAAAACCGGAAAAAGTATCGCAGCGAGTATTGCGATAATTGCGATTACGACCAGTAGCTCAATTAATGTAAACCCCTTGACCCTTCTCAAAATGCAAACCCCCTTCGTTACAATATATGCTACAGCATTACTTGTATTTGAAGTATACCATGCAATCAGGAAATGTCAACAGAGCATCTAAATTTTGCATATCGTATTTTGTATTGGTTATTTTGATCGGATCAACAAGCAGGGTAGTGTCTCAATTCCAGTTGTTCCGTGGATGAACGACAAGGAATCTGCTCTTAACAATGCAATACAGTTACAGTTGATGGTCGGGGGTATTCCTGCCCCCGACCCACTTCATAACAGATTGGTTTAGTCGTGTCTCATTAACCATGTTGTATATGATTACGTATTCAGCTTACACGCGAGCAGAGTTATCAACTCCTGTGGATAACTTGTGCACAAGAAATCAGTTAGAACTATAACAAGCTGATATTGCGTATGCTTGAGGATAGCCTAGTTTTTCCAAAGGACTTATACATGTCAGCCATCTCGATTCTCCATGAGCCGATTTTTTGCCATGTTTCGGCTATCCAAGTCGGAGACAGATGCAGCATGTCCAGGTTTGCAAGCC
This genomic window contains:
- a CDS encoding glycoside hydrolase, with translation MEHTVCLKITNEIQSNLSAAKCRRMLVGPGVNQPDPFPGYNGFVGWEAVIRLKNGTWLVTFNAGYWHASPRVQPIYENALPWVVEAPTGGRAMIIKSEDEGVTWSKPETLVDTPDDDRHPCIYEAADGTLICTFFTYGEDRDREGEVAKSSAMTYTMRSFDGGRTWTEPERMDTGFTRDATDGPIIALNDGSLLLAIYGKDEGKDEHYKLAIMRSTDVGLTWKRIAVVEADHTLEEPGIAQLPDGHLVMIARPYADVCFSDDGGYTWTKPAPLCMGKLGIFACNLLCLDNGVLICTHGNYATHGGVYAILSADGGHTWLSPSKKYGFSVDPDVYGYTQPMLLPDGSIFAVYLDNQGIRMDQIRREAVWGVRMRVREDLSGIEMLPAPGVDIA
- a CDS encoding prepilin-type N-terminal cleavage/methylation domain-containing protein, with the translated sequence MRRVKGFTLIELLVVIAIIAILAAILFPVFTGAKAKGKQAACLNNVKQLATAYTIYCDNYDGKLCPYATPGAGQWNPNWHYWMENIMPYVRNYKVFECAARPMGKYSDYNGTYWYKFIGYGINYYYLASNIEGQPGYVPTGFVASTVKNPAKTVFLVDSIGRTVQSGDVPTDGPYTYNGQSCIYSDIATPKKLPNEYIVSDCHNGGAIVAWCDGHASWMKKTKLCKDTSLWDLY